One stretch of Oncorhynchus masou masou isolate Uvic2021 chromosome 9, UVic_Omas_1.1, whole genome shotgun sequence DNA includes these proteins:
- the LOC135546274 gene encoding rhodopsin kinase grk7a-like, with product MCDMGGLDNLVANTAYLKGGDEKEMRKRRRSLSLPKPEQCVSIRAAVGKEFEMLCERQPVGKKFFRKFLLESNPQYVAAAEFLDELIDWDLAEGAGKDKSRTNIINKFCKAESKSFLSYLTGEVADKCKAVSDKDFEDVMMGKVKDATREYLKEKPFTEYQTSPNFDKFLQWKEYEKQKITDKYFHEFRTLGKGGFGEVCAVQVKSSGQMYACKKLCKKRLKQKNGEGMALLEKQILEKVNSLFLVNLSYAYDTKTHLCLVMTLMNGGDLRYHIYNIGEKGLEIDRINYYIAQVTTGILHLHSMDIAYRDMKPENVLLDSFGQCRLSDLGLAVELPGEKTINQKAGTSGYMAPEILKKEPYRMSVDWWALGCSIYEMVSARLPFKDYKEKVQKEEVARRTLEDECKYEHKNFDEGTKAIIDLFLKKKIDKRLGCRTKNEDPRKHEWFKSINFPRLEAGLIDPPWVPKPNVVYAKDTGDIKDFSEIKGIVFDDKDDKFFKEFNTGAVPIAWQQEMIDSGLFDELNDPNRKESAPGYDDEEKKSKSCTLL from the exons ATGTGTGACATGGGGGGATTGGATAATCTGGTGGCGAACACGGCCTACCTTAAGGGGGGCGACGaaaaggagatgaggaagaggcgGCGCAGCCTGTCCCTGCCCAAGCCAGAACAGTGCGTGTCCATCCGTGCCGCAGTGGGGAAAGAATTTGAGATGCTCTGCGAGAGGCAGCCCGTTGGGAAGAAGTTCTTCCGGAAGTTCCTCCTGGAGTCCAACCCGCAGTACGTGGCAGCTGCAGAGTTCCTGGACGAGCTAATCGACTGGGATCTGGCGGAAGGCGCTGGCAAAGATAAGTCGAGGACGAACATCATCAACAAGTTCTGCAAGGCTGAGTCCAAGAGCTTCCTGTCCTACCTGACAGGAGAGGTAGCGGACAAGTGCAAGGCCGTGTCGGACAAGGATTTTGAAGACGTGATGATGGGCAAGGTGAAGGATGCCACACGGGAGTACCTGAAGGAGAAGCCCTTCACAGAGTACCAGACCAGCCCTAACTTTGACAAGTTCCTGCAGTGGAAAGAGTACGAGAAACAGAAAATCACTGATAAGTATTTTCATGAGTTCAGGACCCTTGGAAAGGGAGGCTTTGGAGAG gTGTGTGCCGTGCAGGTGAAGAGCTCAGGCCAGATGTACGCCTGCAAAAAGCTGTGCAAGAAGCGTCTGAAGCAGAAGAATGGTGAAGGCATGGCACTGCTGGAGAAACAGATCCTGGAGAAGGTCAACAGCCTGTTCCTGGTGAACCTGTCCTATGCCTACGACACTAAGACCCACCTGTGTCTCGTCATGACCCTGATGAATGGCGGCGACCTCCGGTACCACATCTACAACATTGGCGAAAAAGGCCTAGAAATAGACCGCATCAATTACTACATTGCACAGGTCACCACAGGAATCCTCCACCTGCACTCCATGGATATAGCATACAGAGACATGAAGCCAGAGAACGTGCTACTGGATAGCTTCGGCCAATGTCGACTCTCGGATCTGGGGTTGGCCGTGGAGCTCCCTGGCGAAAAGACCATCAATCAAAAG gcTGGCACAAGTGGCTACATGGCCCCAGAGATCCTGAAGAAAGAGCCTTACCGGATGTCAGTGGACTGGTGGGCACTGGGCTGCAGTATCTACGAGATGGTGTCAGCTCGCCTGCCCTTCAAGGACTATAAGGAGAAGGTGCAGAAGGAGGAGGTGGCACGGCGCACCCTCGAGGATGAATGCAAGTACGAGCACAAGAACTTTGACGAGGGTACCAAGGCCATCATCGACCTCTTCCTCAAGAAGAAAATTGACAAGCGTCTGGGATGCAGGACCAA GAACGAAGACCCAAGGAAGCATGAGTGGTTCAAGAGCATTAACTTCCCTCGACTGGAGGCGGGGCTGATCGACCCACCCTGGGTTCCCAAGCCCAACGTGGTCTACGCCAAAGACACGGGGGACATCAAAGACTTCTCAGAGATCAAGGGCATTGTGTTTGACGACAAAGATGACAAATTCTTCAAGGAATTCAACACGGGGGCAGTGCCCATTGCTTGGCAACAGGAAATGATTGACAGCGGACTTTTTGACGAGCTGAACGACCCCAACAGGAAAGAGTCGGCCCCTGGATATGACGACGAGGAGAAGAAATCTAAATCCTGCACGCTTTTATAA